In one Arenibacter antarcticus genomic region, the following are encoded:
- a CDS encoding SMP-30/gluconolactonase/LRE family protein, translated as MISSIKPTFNPFLKIVLGTSLFLWFSCSAQDAPLIAEGAELQQLSAEYSFTEGPAMAPNGDVFFTDQPNDRILKWSALNNTVSVFMEPSGRSNGLYFDNDGNLLACADEKNQLWRIDADKEVTVLIDEYEGKKLNGPNDLWVDTKGGIYFTDPFYKRPYWTRTEMELESQQVYYFSPDKNNISVVADDLVQPNGIIGSPDGKTLYVADIGDKKTYSYSVNTDGSLSNKTLFTNLGSDGMTLDNKGNVYLTGNGVIVFNKEGEKILHIPIEQKWTANVTFGGKEQKTLFITAMNSVYTLEMNVKGVR; from the coding sequence ATGATTTCATCTATAAAACCTACCTTCAATCCATTCTTAAAAATTGTTTTAGGGACATCCCTGTTCTTATGGTTTTCCTGTAGCGCACAAGATGCTCCCTTAATAGCGGAAGGAGCCGAGCTACAACAGCTGTCTGCCGAGTATTCGTTTACGGAGGGGCCTGCCATGGCACCCAATGGCGATGTGTTCTTTACCGATCAACCCAACGACCGCATTCTAAAATGGTCGGCGTTGAATAATACGGTTTCCGTTTTCATGGAACCCTCTGGGAGGTCCAATGGTCTATATTTTGACAACGATGGTAATCTTCTGGCATGCGCCGATGAAAAAAACCAGTTATGGCGAATAGACGCCGATAAAGAGGTAACCGTTTTAATCGATGAATACGAGGGTAAAAAACTAAATGGCCCCAATGATCTTTGGGTAGACACTAAAGGGGGAATCTACTTTACAGACCCCTTTTACAAAAGACCCTATTGGACAAGAACCGAAATGGAATTGGAAAGTCAGCAAGTCTACTACTTTTCTCCTGACAAAAATAACATATCAGTGGTTGCCGATGACCTTGTTCAACCAAACGGCATCATAGGTAGTCCAGATGGTAAGACCTTATACGTTGCCGATATCGGTGACAAAAAAACCTATTCCTATAGTGTAAATACAGATGGAAGTTTAAGCAATAAGACTTTATTTACAAATTTGGGATCAGACGGTATGACATTAGATAACAAGGGGAACGTCTATCTCACAGGGAATGGCGTTATCGTATTCAACAAAGAAGGAGAGAAAATTTTACATATTCCAATTGAACAAAAATGGACCGCTAATGTCACTTTTGGAGGAAAGGAGCAAAAAACTCTCTTTATTACAGCGATGAATTCCGTTTACACCCTGGAAATGAATGTAAAAGGAGTTAGATAG
- the mazG gene encoding nucleoside triphosphate pyrophosphohydrolase has translation MNSRESQLQAFDRLLTIMDELRSQCPWDKKQTMESLRHLTIEETYELGDAILDNDLEEIKKELGDVLLHIVFYAKIGSETNHFDIADVANEICEKLINRHPHIYGDVVVQDEEEVKRNWENIKLKEGKKSVLEGVPKGLPALVKASRIQDKVAGVGFDWEKPEQVWEKVEEELKEFKVEVENDNTDAMEAEFGDVLFSMVNYARFLNISPENALERTNKKFIKRFQYLEGKAKEQGKSLKDMTLSEMDVFWEEAKTI, from the coding sequence ATGAATTCTAGGGAATCCCAGTTACAAGCATTTGATCGATTATTGACTATCATGGACGAATTACGCTCGCAATGTCCATGGGATAAAAAGCAGACCATGGAAAGCCTTAGGCATTTGACCATTGAGGAAACCTATGAATTGGGAGATGCTATACTTGATAATGATTTGGAGGAAATTAAAAAAGAGTTGGGTGATGTACTGTTGCATATTGTTTTCTATGCTAAAATAGGGAGTGAGACCAACCATTTTGATATTGCCGATGTCGCCAATGAAATTTGTGAAAAATTGATTAATAGGCATCCTCATATTTATGGAGATGTGGTAGTGCAAGACGAGGAAGAGGTTAAGCGGAATTGGGAAAATATTAAATTAAAAGAAGGAAAAAAGAGTGTATTGGAAGGGGTGCCAAAAGGACTTCCAGCACTGGTGAAAGCAAGTCGTATTCAAGATAAGGTGGCCGGGGTAGGTTTTGACTGGGAAAAACCAGAACAAGTATGGGAGAAGGTGGAAGAGGAGTTGAAGGAATTTAAGGTGGAGGTAGAGAATGACAATACCGATGCCATGGAAGCTGAATTTGGCGATGTTCTGTTTTCTATGGTCAATTACGCCCGTTTTTTGAACATAAGCCCTGAGAATGCGTTGGAACGCACAAATAAAAAGTTTATAAAGCGCTTTCAATATCTAGAAGGTAAGGCCAAGGAGCAAGGGAAGTCCTTAAAGGATATGACCCTAAGTGAAATGGATGTTTTTTGGGAAGAAGCCAAGACGATCTAA
- a CDS encoding MATE family efflux transporter: MLRKYTKEFRYNLTLSFPVILGMLGHTFVQFADNIMVGQLGTAELAAVSLGNSFIFIAMSLGIGFSTAITPLVAEADGAGNTADGKSALKHGLVLCTILGFSLFGLILLAKPLMYMMKQPIEVVELAMPYLNLVAFSLVPLIIFQALKQFSEGLSQTTYPMYATVIANVVNIVLNYLLIFGSLGFPKWGIVGAAIGTLISRVVMVLFLWELIKRKKKFQEYVTGINFRKIEKTVMKKIIDLGFPSALQMFFEVAIFTAAVWISGVLGKNAQAANQIALNLSSMTFMVGMGLGVAAMVRIGNQKGLGSFRELRRIALSLFLLTFLLEVVFAISFILLKDWLPTIYLDVGDMANLQDNTEVIVLAAQLLFVAAFFQISDGVQVVVLGALRGLQDVKIPTMITFVAYWLIGFPISFYLGIYTSLGSTGIWVGLLAGLTASAIMLYIRFNYLTKKLIRTKEALS; the protein is encoded by the coding sequence TTGTTACGAAAATATACAAAGGAGTTCCGTTATAACTTAACTCTATCCTTCCCTGTTATTTTGGGAATGTTGGGGCATACTTTTGTTCAGTTTGCCGACAATATTATGGTGGGGCAATTGGGGACGGCAGAACTTGCCGCAGTTTCTTTAGGCAATAGCTTTATTTTTATAGCCATGTCTTTGGGTATAGGATTTTCTACTGCGATTACCCCTTTAGTGGCCGAAGCCGATGGGGCCGGAAATACAGCGGATGGGAAGAGTGCCTTAAAACATGGGCTCGTCCTATGTACCATACTTGGTTTCAGTTTGTTTGGGCTCATTTTATTGGCCAAACCACTAATGTATATGATGAAGCAGCCTATAGAGGTAGTGGAATTGGCAATGCCTTATCTTAATCTGGTGGCTTTTTCCCTAGTACCTCTCATTATATTCCAGGCATTAAAACAATTTTCCGAGGGATTGTCACAAACTACCTACCCCATGTATGCCACCGTAATTGCCAATGTGGTGAATATTGTACTTAATTACTTGCTTATATTTGGTTCTTTAGGATTCCCGAAGTGGGGGATTGTGGGGGCCGCTATAGGTACCTTGATCTCGCGAGTGGTCATGGTACTATTTTTATGGGAACTTATTAAGCGTAAAAAGAAATTTCAAGAGTATGTAACGGGTATCAATTTTAGGAAAATTGAGAAAACGGTGATGAAAAAGATAATAGATCTTGGCTTTCCCTCGGCCCTACAAATGTTTTTTGAAGTAGCTATTTTTACCGCAGCAGTATGGATCAGTGGCGTTTTGGGTAAAAATGCACAAGCGGCCAACCAAATTGCGCTTAACTTAAGCAGTATGACCTTTATGGTAGGAATGGGGCTCGGAGTTGCTGCTATGGTAAGGATTGGGAACCAAAAAGGACTGGGGTCGTTTAGGGAGTTAAGGCGTATCGCCCTCTCCTTATTTCTGCTTACCTTTTTATTGGAGGTCGTTTTTGCCATATCATTTATACTACTAAAAGATTGGTTACCCACCATATATTTGGACGTTGGGGATATGGCTAATTTACAGGATAATACAGAGGTAATTGTCCTAGCCGCCCAATTGCTGTTTGTTGCGGCATTTTTCCAGATTTCGGATGGGGTACAAGTGGTTGTATTAGGGGCATTACGGGGACTGCAGGATGTAAAGATACCAACAATGATTACCTTTGTGGCCTATTGGCTTATTGGTTTTCCAATTAGTTTTTATCTGGGAATTTATACCTCTTTGGGCAGCACGGGGATATGGGTCGGATTGTTGGCCGGACTCACGGCATCGGCTATAATGTTGTATATTCGATTTAATTATTTAACAAAAAAATTGATACGAACAAAGGAGGCTTTGTCCTAA
- a CDS encoding phosphatase PAP2 family protein: protein MMEELVHYDEELFLFLNHLGNSHWDGFWLFITNKWSAIPLYVFLAYLTYRTFGVKQLVVVMVSIAIMILATDQLANFFKYGVQRLRPCHDLEIGGLVRLVKDSCGGKYGYFSAHAGNSFAVAVFFSFLFGTKYKFLSVFLIVWAAVVAYSRIYIGVHFPLDILTGAMVGIFMSSLFFNLFLRVRARFNL, encoded by the coding sequence ATGATGGAAGAATTGGTGCATTATGACGAGGAATTATTTCTTTTCCTTAATCATTTAGGGAATTCCCATTGGGATGGGTTTTGGCTCTTTATAACCAATAAATGGAGCGCTATTCCACTCTATGTATTTCTTGCCTACCTCACTTATAGGACATTTGGTGTGAAACAATTGGTAGTGGTAATGGTTAGCATTGCGATTATGATCTTGGCTACCGATCAACTGGCTAATTTTTTTAAATATGGGGTGCAACGCCTACGTCCATGCCATGATCTAGAGATTGGTGGTTTGGTGCGTTTGGTTAAGGATTCTTGTGGTGGGAAATATGGCTATTTTTCTGCCCATGCCGGTAATTCCTTTGCGGTAGCCGTATTCTTTTCCTTTCTATTCGGAACAAAATATAAATTTCTAAGCGTATTTTTAATAGTGTGGGCCGCTGTGGTTGCCTATAGCAGAATCTATATAGGGGTGCATTTCCCTTTGGATATTCTCACAGGGGCCATGGTTGGAATTTTCATGTCCAGCTTGTTCTTTAACCTGTTTTTAAGGGTCAGGGCCAGATTCAATCTATAA
- a CDS encoding glycosyltransferase family 39 protein yields MKPMDWMKNNPVMVLLLTGSAIFLFHLEVIPVSIMEARNFITAREMVIDGNWLLTTMNELPRYEKPPLPSWITAIFGWLLGVDNVAALRFPTMLMAIVLGYTAYKLSVKLLNNKLDALISALVLLSSFYIIGITIEAPWDIYTHGFMLIGIYFLYLFLNNTNNQWRNSVLVGIFIGLSLMSKGPISFYGLLLPFLLAYGIVYRYKGFSQDKKLLPTLSLSVIAIVIGMWWFLYVRLADPEAFLAITKKETANWSSYNVRPFYYYWSFFVQSGLWTIPAFVSLLYPYLKNRVKYKQVYKLTFFWTIISVILLSIIPEKKSRYLVPVLIPLALNIGIYLSYLFENFKTKLSTLEKFPVYLHFGIVGLIGIAFPIVAYFILEGNLEHLWGYYIASSIALTSIGILVGIYLKRQQLFLCFLLSISLIAAIKLFAMPLAGAMEKNTEYNSIANLRAFMLEQGTTTYSFGEIAPEMIWDYGSSLPDLKGENTINIPKHESFAVLVAQVEEVEFKRIFGREHTYTVISTFDLNRNAVPGNKSHKNRMVNNLYIVKKQ; encoded by the coding sequence ATGAAACCAATGGATTGGATGAAAAATAATCCCGTCATGGTCCTACTCTTAACGGGCTCGGCGATTTTTCTTTTTCATTTAGAAGTTATCCCCGTGAGTATCATGGAGGCAAGGAATTTTATCACAGCAAGGGAAATGGTTATTGATGGCAATTGGCTTTTGACCACTATGAATGAACTTCCCCGGTACGAGAAACCGCCCTTACCCAGTTGGATCACTGCTATTTTTGGATGGCTTTTAGGTGTAGATAATGTTGCCGCACTTCGCTTCCCTACTATGTTAATGGCCATAGTCTTGGGATATACAGCCTATAAACTATCGGTTAAATTATTGAACAATAAACTGGATGCTCTTATTAGTGCTTTGGTACTCCTATCCTCCTTCTATATAATTGGAATAACCATAGAAGCACCTTGGGACATATACACCCACGGTTTTATGTTGATAGGGATCTATTTTCTTTACCTCTTTTTAAATAATACAAATAACCAATGGAGGAATAGTGTCTTAGTGGGAATTTTTATAGGTCTTTCCCTAATGAGTAAAGGGCCCATTTCTTTCTATGGCCTTCTATTGCCGTTCCTTTTAGCTTATGGAATTGTCTATAGATACAAGGGTTTTTCCCAAGACAAAAAGCTACTTCCAACACTTTCTTTGTCCGTAATTGCTATTGTGATAGGAATGTGGTGGTTTTTATATGTACGGCTTGCAGATCCCGAGGCCTTTTTGGCCATCACCAAAAAAGAAACCGCCAACTGGTCTAGTTATAACGTTAGACCCTTTTATTATTATTGGAGCTTTTTTGTGCAAAGTGGATTGTGGACAATTCCTGCCTTTGTTAGTTTGCTTTATCCCTACTTAAAAAATCGGGTGAAATACAAGCAAGTTTATAAGCTAACTTTTTTCTGGACCATTATCTCTGTCATCTTACTTTCTATCATTCCCGAAAAGAAGTCGCGTTACCTAGTTCCTGTTTTAATTCCGCTTGCCCTTAATATAGGGATATACCTAAGCTATCTTTTCGAGAATTTTAAAACCAAATTAAGTACTTTGGAAAAATTTCCAGTTTACCTACATTTTGGGATAGTGGGACTTATTGGTATTGCTTTTCCCATAGTTGCCTATTTTATTTTGGAGGGTAACCTTGAGCACCTTTGGGGATACTATATCGCCTCCTCCATAGCCCTTACATCCATTGGAATATTAGTTGGCATTTACCTTAAAAGACAACAACTATTCCTTTGTTTTCTGTTGTCTATTTCTTTGATTGCCGCTATTAAACTATTTGCCATGCCTTTGGCCGGTGCAATGGAAAAGAATACCGAATATAATTCTATAGCGAATTTAAGGGCCTTTATGTTAGAACAGGGAACAACAACTTATAGTTTTGGGGAAATTGCTCCAGAAATGATCTGGGACTACGGTAGCAGCCTTCCCGACCTAAAAGGAGAAAACACCATAAATATCCCTAAACATGAAAGCTTTGCTGTACTAGTTGCGCAGGTGGAAGAAGTTGAATTTAAGCGTATCTTTGGTCGCGAACATACTTACACGGTAATATCGACCTTCGACTTAAATAGGAATGCAGTTCCAGGTAACAAGAGCCATAAAAACAGAATGGTAAACAATTTATATATAGTTAAAAAACAATGA
- a CDS encoding lipid-A-disaccharide synthase N-terminal domain-containing protein, translating into MADWTVYAIGFLAQILFSSRMLVQWIISEKNKKVVTPRLFWQLSLLASFLLFVYGWLREDFAIMLGQAITYFVYIRNIQMQGEWQKLPKFLRIFLYIFPVIIIVYGYNNNTYDIDSFFNNENIPLWLLLLGSVAQLIFTFRFVYQWVYSEKKKASSLPFGFWLLSLIGASLILTYAIFRRDPVLFAGHSLGLIVYLRNLFILKNETNGLDEK; encoded by the coding sequence ATGGCAGACTGGACAGTGTATGCAATTGGCTTTTTAGCCCAGATTCTTTTTTCCAGCAGAATGTTGGTGCAGTGGATCATCTCTGAAAAAAATAAAAAAGTAGTTACGCCTAGGCTTTTTTGGCAACTTAGCCTTCTAGCCTCTTTTTTATTGTTTGTGTACGGATGGCTTCGTGAAGATTTCGCCATAATGCTTGGTCAGGCCATTACCTATTTTGTCTATATCAGAAATATTCAAATGCAAGGCGAGTGGCAAAAATTGCCCAAGTTCCTTCGGATTTTCCTTTATATATTTCCCGTTATCATCATTGTTTATGGTTACAATAACAATACATACGATATAGACAGTTTCTTTAACAACGAAAATATTCCCCTTTGGTTGTTACTCTTGGGAAGTGTTGCCCAACTAATTTTCACCTTTAGGTTTGTGTACCAATGGGTGTACTCGGAAAAAAAGAAAGCCTCTAGCCTTCCTTTTGGATTTTGGCTACTTAGCTTAATTGGAGCTTCGCTGATCCTAACTTATGCGATATTTAGAAGAGATCCCGTTCTCTTTGCTGGACATAGCTTGGGGTTGATTGTCTATTTAAGAAATTTATTTATCCTAAAAAATGAAACCAATGGATTGGATGAAAAATAA
- a CDS encoding glycosyltransferase family 2 protein, with the protein MTYEFTIIVPVYNEEDNLERVEKELGHYLAICTKKAKVLFVNDGSKDKSQEIIEAICQRNVDFHFIKFAQNRGLSAAIKAGFDHVDTPLLGYIDSDLQTSPEDFNLLLQHIGPYDLVTGFRENRKDSPIKNASSLIANGIRRAFTDDGMDDTGCPLKVIKTDYAKRIPMFKGLHRFLPAMILLQKGTIIQIPIRHFPRMAGTAKFGLWNRLLGPLMDCFAYLWMKKKYINYQIERIG; encoded by the coding sequence ATGACTTATGAATTCACTATAATCGTACCCGTTTACAACGAAGAGGACAATTTGGAACGTGTAGAAAAAGAGCTTGGCCATTATTTGGCTATCTGCACAAAAAAGGCCAAAGTACTTTTTGTGAACGATGGATCCAAGGACAAAAGTCAGGAAATTATCGAAGCCATATGCCAACGTAATGTCGACTTTCATTTTATAAAATTTGCCCAAAACAGAGGATTAAGTGCGGCTATTAAAGCAGGTTTTGACCACGTGGATACCCCTTTGTTAGGGTATATAGATTCTGATCTACAAACCTCTCCTGAAGATTTCAACCTACTTTTACAACATATAGGTCCCTACGACCTAGTTACCGGATTTCGGGAAAACAGAAAGGATTCCCCAATAAAGAATGCATCGTCCCTTATTGCCAATGGCATTAGACGTGCTTTTACAGATGATGGCATGGATGACACCGGATGCCCCTTAAAGGTAATTAAAACCGACTACGCCAAAAGAATCCCGATGTTTAAAGGCTTACATAGATTTTTACCTGCCATGATTCTTCTACAAAAAGGCACTATCATTCAAATCCCCATTCGTCATTTTCCACGGATGGCTGGAACAGCAAAATTTGGATTGTGGAATCGACTATTAGGTCCACTTATGGATTGTTTTGCTTATTTATGGATGAAGAAAAAATATATTAACTACCAGATAGAGAGAATTGGTTAA
- the meaB gene encoding methylmalonyl Co-A mutase-associated GTPase MeaB — protein MTIKLNTDEHSKQSNISKIKSFRKQNRPTSELVDGVLKGDISALAMAITIIESRIDKHRVPSQEIIAKCLPHSGKSIRIGITGVPGVGKSTFIESFGSTLTSMGKKVAVLAVDPTSSISKGSILGDKTRMQELVRDPNAFIRPSPAGSSLGGVARKTRETILLCEAAGYNIILIETVGVGQSETAVHGMVDFFLLLKLAGAGDELQGIKRGIVEMADIIVINKADGENLKQAKLAKVEFSRALHLYPPKKNGWIPKVLSCSASENTGIVEIWEVIQAFVEESKNNDHFFSARKEQNKYWLLQSIDDLLKQEFYQNEKVKSLLVRMTKEVVEGKISPFTAAEELLKLSKTP, from the coding sequence TTGACCATTAAATTGAATACTGACGAGCACTCCAAACAAAGCAATATTTCTAAAATTAAATCCTTTAGAAAACAAAATAGGCCTACATCAGAATTGGTAGATGGTGTTTTAAAAGGCGATATTTCCGCTTTGGCAATGGCCATAACGATAATTGAAAGCAGAATTGACAAACACCGAGTACCATCTCAGGAAATTATCGCAAAATGTTTGCCTCATAGCGGTAAAAGCATACGTATTGGGATTACCGGAGTCCCCGGAGTAGGCAAAAGCACTTTTATAGAATCGTTCGGGAGCACCCTTACTAGTATGGGGAAAAAGGTTGCTGTTCTCGCAGTAGATCCAACTAGCTCCATTAGCAAAGGAAGTATTTTGGGTGATAAAACCCGTATGCAAGAACTGGTAAGGGATCCAAATGCTTTTATCCGCCCCTCCCCTGCCGGTAGTTCTTTAGGCGGGGTAGCCAGAAAAACCAGGGAAACCATATTATTATGTGAGGCGGCCGGATACAATATCATATTAATCGAAACCGTAGGAGTTGGGCAAAGTGAAACCGCAGTACATGGAATGGTAGACTTTTTTCTATTGCTAAAACTTGCGGGTGCGGGAGATGAACTCCAAGGTATAAAACGCGGTATTGTAGAAATGGCAGATATTATTGTTATCAATAAAGCGGATGGAGAGAACCTAAAACAAGCAAAATTGGCGAAAGTAGAATTTTCAAGGGCGCTTCACCTCTATCCTCCCAAAAAAAATGGGTGGATCCCAAAAGTGTTGAGCTGTTCTGCTTCTGAAAATACCGGTATAGTGGAAATATGGGAAGTTATCCAAGCCTTTGTAGAAGAGAGTAAAAATAATGATCACTTTTTCTCCGCTAGAAAAGAACAGAACAAATATTGGTTGCTTCAAAGTATTGATGACCTCCTAAAACAGGAATTCTATCAGAATGAAAAGGTTAAATCGCTTTTGGTTAGGATGACAAAAGAAGTGGTGGAAGGCAAAATTTCCCCATTTACTGCTGCAGAAGAACTTTTAAAGCTTTCCAAAACACCATAG
- a CDS encoding DUF2911 domain-containing protein, which produces MKFLKWLLILIVVLVLGFFLGGKSYLIEQTKKNSPEKTATYNKNGMDLIVNYSSPFKNDRVIFGELVPYGIVWRTGANEPTTFTTGTKIHIEGKSLAAGTYSLWTRPNKTSWDILFNSEIPEWGVTILSGGKETTRDSEWDVLQVSVPVKELTDPIESFTIQFDQSEKVFLSLLWDTTKVSIPIDH; this is translated from the coding sequence ATGAAATTCCTAAAATGGCTCTTAATTTTAATTGTGGTGCTTGTATTAGGCTTTTTCCTTGGGGGAAAATCCTATTTAATTGAACAGACCAAAAAGAACAGTCCAGAGAAAACAGCCACCTATAATAAAAATGGAATGGACCTTATTGTAAATTATTCCAGTCCCTTTAAAAATGACCGTGTAATTTTCGGAGAATTGGTCCCCTATGGTATTGTTTGGAGGACTGGGGCCAATGAGCCCACTACCTTCACTACTGGGACAAAAATCCATATAGAGGGAAAGTCCTTGGCCGCAGGAACCTATTCCCTTTGGACAAGACCAAACAAAACTAGCTGGGATATCCTATTCAATAGTGAAATCCCCGAGTGGGGAGTAACTATTTTAAGCGGAGGCAAAGAAACTACTAGGGATTCGGAATGGGATGTTTTGCAGGTTTCGGTCCCTGTTAAAGAGCTGACAGATCCCATTGAAAGTTTTACGATCCAATTTGATCAGAGTGAAAAAGTATTTCTTAGTCTATTATGGGATACAACTAAAGTAAGCATACCAATTGACCATTAA
- a CDS encoding aldose epimerase family protein, with product MNQVTIKNNFITLTVLDYGAIIQKLILKNKDGNDINVVVGFEEPERYLTDNKSLGACIGRYAGRISNSSFTIDGTDYPLFAHNGVHLHGGKEGFGKKIWKIDKVHDGENPFVTLTYNSMDMEEGYPGNLAVTLTYKLMDSSLHIIHQATTDKATPVNLTNHSYFNLDGEVKLDHYDLRMPCSEFLELDPQLMPTGEVVSVKGTNYDFLERKKIDQTRFDTPFVLDSSLRFNTKLSSNKSGISMEVITDQPAMVVYTPPEFAAICFETQNFPDAPNQPSFPNSILNPGETYHNGTEYRFGFVN from the coding sequence TTGAATCAAGTTACGATAAAAAACAATTTCATTACCCTTACGGTACTAGATTACGGGGCTATCATACAAAAACTCATCCTTAAGAATAAAGACGGGAATGATATTAATGTAGTAGTTGGTTTTGAGGAACCAGAGCGCTACCTAACAGACAATAAATCCCTTGGCGCCTGTATTGGACGTTATGCTGGGAGAATTTCCAATAGTAGCTTTACCATTGATGGAACCGACTATCCTTTATTTGCCCACAATGGGGTGCATTTACACGGTGGAAAAGAGGGATTTGGAAAAAAAATATGGAAGATTGATAAAGTTCATGACGGAGAAAATCCGTTTGTCACCCTAACTTATAATAGTATGGATATGGAAGAAGGGTATCCTGGCAATCTTGCTGTTACCCTAACCTATAAATTAATGGATTCGTCCTTACATATAATCCACCAAGCAACAACAGACAAGGCAACTCCAGTAAACCTTACCAATCACTCCTATTTTAATTTGGATGGGGAGGTTAAATTGGATCATTACGACTTAAGAATGCCCTGTTCTGAATTTTTAGAACTCGATCCACAACTGATGCCAACGGGGGAAGTAGTCTCCGTTAAAGGTACGAACTATGATTTCCTGGAACGGAAAAAAATTGACCAGACTCGTTTTGACACACCCTTTGTTCTAGATTCCAGTTTACGGTTCAACACCAAATTGTCTTCCAATAAATCGGGCATTTCCATGGAAGTGATTACCGATCAACCTGCGATGGTGGTATATACCCCCCCTGAATTTGCCGCAATTTGTTTTGAAACACAGAATTTCCCAGATGCACCCAATCAACCTAGCTTCCCTAACAGCATTTTAAATCCGGGAGAAACTTATCACAATGGAACGGAATATAGATTTGGTTTCGTAAATTAG
- a CDS encoding RNA polymerase sigma factor has translation MLQIDIVEQCKRNDRKAQLKLYRQYCQGMFCVAMRYVKNADDAEDVLQESFIKAFQKMDQYKGEVTFGAWLKKIVINKSLDFLKTKQLKVVELKEGYMGVTLDEDWTVSDGVQYKEVMIAITKLPDKYRNVVQLFLLEGYDHSEISEILSISTTACRTRLLRGKGQLKQLI, from the coding sequence ATGTTACAAATCGATATTGTAGAACAATGCAAGCGCAATGATCGTAAAGCGCAATTAAAATTATACCGGCAATATTGCCAGGGGATGTTTTGTGTTGCCATGAGATATGTGAAAAATGCGGACGACGCCGAGGATGTTTTGCAGGAGTCCTTTATAAAGGCATTCCAAAAAATGGATCAATACAAGGGGGAAGTTACTTTTGGTGCCTGGTTAAAAAAAATTGTAATCAACAAAAGCCTCGATTTTCTAAAAACCAAGCAATTAAAAGTAGTGGAGTTGAAGGAAGGGTATATGGGAGTAACCCTAGATGAGGATTGGACGGTTAGCGATGGCGTACAATATAAGGAGGTAATGATTGCGATAACTAAATTACCGGATAAATATAGAAACGTAGTGCAATTGTTTTTGTTAGAGGGGTATGATCACAGTGAGATTTCTGAAATTTTGAGCATTAGTACTACTGCCTGTAGGACTAGATTATTGCGAGGCAAAGGACAATTAAAGCAACTAATATAA